TTGAGCTGTTTTTATAAAGATGTCTTTCAGAAACAATTTATAAATGCACAAAAAAGACTGAAATATAGGCAAACCATGTCTTGCCATGCAAAAACAGCTGTACTGTAGCAATGAAGAATGTCTGGGGGGAGGAGTAAGATTTCACTTACAGACTTGAATGCATGGATTGTGATAATTAccataaacaaataaaatgtaaagcagtacaaaagtacacacacaaaaacaagtgcGGTATACTTTTAAGTTAAAAATGCTTCTCATTAAAACAGAGCTTTTGTTTCTCACAGCTGTAAATCCTGTGTACATgtactatatatatatgaaaggTGTTTCAAATAATTCCTTCTCCTTTCccattaaaaaagaaacaaaaaactaGCTTTTCCCAGTAAGATGAACAaatctaaaataaaaataaaaccatcCCTGTTCACACAAGCACCTGCACATAATACTTTACATAGCGGCACAAATGTTAGTtagtagtacatgtacatgtataaaatacaaataaaatgcaTCAGAAAACAAATCCCAAACCAGgtgtacagaaagaaaatgtACAGTTTCACAATAGTTAAATCATTTTTCACTGGTGAGTGTAGATGGTCCATAAAATTGACAAATAAATCAAGTAATGACATGTTTTTAGCAACTCCTGTAAATGCTAATTAAGTACACGTAGAAAACAACTCCtcgtctctttctttttttttctcaataatgTTCAACCCAATAAAACAAACTGTGGGACTagcaaaacaataacaaattatgtGTACTTTATGacatttcttgttctttctttctttatttggtgtttaacgtcgttttcaaccacaaaggttatatcgcgacggggaaaggggggagatgggatagagccacttgtcaattgtttcttgttcacaaaagcaccaatcaaaaatttgctccaggggcctgcaacgcagtacaatacattaccttactgggagaatgcaagtttccagtacaaaggacttaacatttcttacatactgcttgaccaaaatctttacaaacatatgaccatattctatacaagaaacacttaacaagggtaaaaggagaaacagaatcctaagacatgctggggagcatcgggtaaatatAACATGTAGCTGGCACCTTTGACATTTTTAACTACCTGAATAAGACACAGCTATACTACTGCTGACTGTCATAAATGGCATGCAGTCAAATACAGCAGTTTCCCTCATTTACTCTTCACAACTACAAGGCACAATTGAATAAATgctgacattttttttacacctggtgtttttgttgtgtgttaaAGCTGCTGTACGTGCCTGAGGGGAGGACATATGGTTTAAGCACCAAGCATGAAACATTAGAAAACATCAATTTTTAAGAATTGAACACCTCATGTCCGcccaaaacacacagaaacatgcCCACAGTAAAATATAAATGCAATAAAACTGCAGGTGCCTGGATTTCCATTTGGCTTTGTCTTTATAGAATAACTCTCTTCCCCTGTGTAACGGTAACAAAATCACAAtgattcaacaagaaaaagtaaaaatataaCAACTACAAAAGCTAAACACAACACCCAACCATCTGGAAATGATCAGAGAAGATATTTAGACAGCtcagacatgggactggtccgatttttatcggaattccgatatgtattttccttagctcacagaccattcttgagatcgatgcaaattcgttgagaaaaaaggggggaggggggtggtggtatgaaccgttcagctgaagctgtctgcgtctaaagtcagtgcattcgcaccccagcacttgcgtgaacccataggtggtggtatgaaccgttcagctgaagctgtctgcgtctgaagtcagtgcattcgcaccccagcactcgcgtgaacccatagcagtatcatgggtcgcgtttgattggctgtcgatctccgacgattatcgccggggcttaattattcaccgatggcggtttgtgggttgttttgattggctgccgatctccaaacgccgaaggtgaaaaaggtagcatcatggcgtctggattccgtattgttttgtcggctgtggaagatcttacgatcgacgaccaaagtgtgaaaaacaagtggaaagccaactggctgtcagaagaagtgactgtcactatcaacaagaaagaaaggcgccagctcattggcgacagtatcgccaagatatccattcccggtcaggccgtgtccacgtggtgcgacaacggccTCTGCTTGGTGTAGCATCTATGCATGGGGCAAGCtaggaaaagataactctcgCTGCAAACCACGCCCACTCAAAAATCCGGTCGGCGATTTGGCTCCGGACCCCAGGGTCAGGTTACGGCAAAGTACGTCGTTTTGAGTGGTTGGTTGTGGACGATACTGACCGGTACCACTAGCAGATACATAGGGCTAGAGGTGCATCGACATTTTTTTCGCCAGGTCGCGAGAATTCTATAAAATAAATGCAAGCGaacttttgtcatttttttctttttgcgatAGGGCGAGTGCACCACCGAAATTAGTTGATGAGAACGTAGTCGGGTGTTTCATCTTTCATTAGCAACTGAAAAAATAAGgggaaagttttgtgtgtgtgtgattgttataaatcacacttttgtttaaaatgctaaaacatattattcttgtgtgttttatagctttttaaaaaggcatgatctcattttttgctatcaggagaggccccaaaatggcctttataattctaacattcattttccctggaccccggctcactttcctactttttgaacatttgctggtctcatgtctgACAGCTAACATTTTCTCAGACAAAGATTCTTACTGATGTGCCTTCCCCAACCATGCAAGGAAAAAAGTTTAGCATTTTCAAAACGGCAACAGGATTCTAATTAAAGGGAGACAATGCATCATGGACTTCAACAAGAAAGAGAGTGTTACAATTATCTCCTTGCCATGCATCGGTCCTGATGTCTGCTGGGACATGttgatacaaaaacaaaacaatgaacaCCCCCAAAATGCTGTTTGTAACATTTTCAACACAGGCATAGGATGCATTCTTGCACTATACTAATACCACACTTGATGGTAAAAGAAACCTTCACTGTTCCCAGGAGACTGACATTTTTACACAGAACGCGGGTATAATTCTTAACAGAAATCATGTGCAGTTCACTTGCTGGTTACATGATCGTAACATGTAATGAGGttaaaatgaaaaacaagatTAATTGGTGCAGTGATTCACAATATTTGAATAACATAAAAATAGTCATTAAACGTATGATGCAAATCAGAATGACAGCGCCCTGAAAACTGCTTCAGCGAACAAAGCGAGTATTTGTCTGCAACATGTATTTCCAAAGAAGCCACACCCATAGCAACATTTTTCAAATCTTGACATTACATGCAAGCGGCACATTTACTGCTTTCCATTTCCATTAATGGCACGACTCTTGAAGCCCTCGGTCTGATGATAAGCAACAATCTTAGGGCGGGCAGCAATTTTAGCATGCCAGGACTTCAGTGTGGGAAATGCATCCAGGCATCCAGGGGAGAGAATCTGGTGGTTCTCCAGGAGGTCAAACAGATTGTAGTCCACAAACGACATCTGTAACACAACACAGGTCATGAAGATTTCCAAGGCATCTGTCAGCTTTATGGTGTTCATAAATAAAGTaaacagataaataaataaaaaagacacataaataaaggaaaaaaaaccacacttcttcttctgctgcgttcgtgggctgaaactcccatgtacactcatgttttttgcacgagtgaaattttacatgtatgaccgttttttaccccgccatttaggcagccatacgccgttttcggaggaagcatgctgggtattttcgtgtttctataacccaccgaactctgacatggattacatgatctttttcgtgcgcacttggtcttgtgcttgcatgtacacacgggggtgttcggacacagaggagaggctgcacacaaagttgactctgagaaataaatctctcgccgaacgtggggacgaactcacgctgacagcggccaactggatacaaatccagcgcgctaccgactgagctacatccccgcccggcaCACACTACATCCACgaacaattaaacaaacaaacaacaaataactcCACCCATTATACCATGAAAAGATACACTCAGATACAGACACATATAGTCACAAACATTCAGACACACATCACTTACTTTTCCACCCACAGCCGCTCCGGTGTCGCTGGCCTTGGAAGCTGACAGCAATTTCtggaaaaaaatcaacaacaaaaatgtactCAGCTATGACAATAGagagagtgagcaagagagaaaggggggggggggggggagagaaagagagagctaaCTTGAAAACTGTTCACCCAAGGATGGTAGTGTTAGGTCCAAATGAACTTATTTTACTGCAAGACCATGCTAATCTGTACACAAAAAACAGACATTCATGTGCAAAGAAGACAGAGgtcaagagagaaagaaattctTACTTCAAATGGTTTCAGGTTGTTGGGCAGCTTCTCGATGTATTCAGCCTTTCCGTTCTCCTGCAAAGAAACACAGGTTATTACACTTTCTTACTTACATTTCCCTCACTCCTTATTTTATTCCACAGATTTTTTTTCGGTTTTACGAatacaaacacccccccccccccccccaccacccattAAAGTTAAAGAATTCCCATCTTGCTTTTCCAGATGTCTTGTTTATAACCTCAGTAAAATAACCTTAGTGTGCCAACATGTAGTCCAATCAGTGCAGCCTATTATTGTTCTATTTCTTGTTATTCTGTGACCTGCTGTGACATGAGCATTGATGCTCCTTTTTATGAGCATACAAAATCAAATTGAGAATTCCTTCCTTCTTTTGATCTCTCTGACCGAATCCCTGGTTGCTCTTATAGTCTTGGTATTAAATCATCATTTACTTTTACATgaaataacaagaggcgaagccttcaaggctcacgtaagaaatagacaaacagtaacacaaactcaatcactccgtcacacatacacacccacacacacagtaagcttaggtgacactgtgcaagaaagagagacactagatctagatctgtctgtctgcatgtagcctacttacagggacacgactgccaaatagtctcggcccgctcaaaataacaatgaccgagaccacacacaccacgcgagagagaaagactacagggaggcatgccgtcatgatgcattaattgacgtcaaacacttttgaccgtgacgtaatcttatgcgagctttatccatagtcttggataaccactcacacatagactcggaaatgttaaagtttctaccacagacatacacacacacgcacgcacacacacacacacacacacacacacgcacaaacgcacagacagacaaagttacgatcgcataggctacacttcgtgagccaaaaactaatTTCCAGCAGAATAATGGTACTTACATAGTTTGTGTAAATGAGTTTTACATAAGCACCCCTCAGGTCTTCAACCCCATCGTTCAGCTCGTCAATTCTGGCAGCGGTCTTATCGTCGCTGCCATACAAGCCTATCGCAAAGGAGAAGACAATtaatacacacatgcagactCTTACTTTCATGCTTAATATACACAGCACTGGAAGGCTGCGgcattaacccttacactggtgcaattctgtaacacatgttacatagccactggtgaattaacagagaaaaataaataaaaacggttatatgtgaccctccaccacgaaatgagtcgcatgtcaccttttcatgattttcatatttttacattttcttacagagtttttttattctctatccagtggtgaaaaccgttttagaaaagagagaaaacttTTGGAGTTATAAGCCTGCGACTATGGGGAcactcacactgttactagacacctcccggacttatattaggcctagcgcagaaccgcgtgaggtgacatgcgactcatttcgtggtggagggtcacatatagggtttttgcatccatgggaggtaatcggaactgacccaACAgtctgagccagtagcgcgacatgtcgtgacaaccaggtgacagtacatgtaaagtagcgcgacatatatcgcgacaaccagcctaagggttagcATATGCCTTATGGTCAAGAATCTGTCAAGGtgtctaattttttttaaaaacatttttagactTTTCAAAACCTGATTAGCAGAAGGTGAATCGTCAAGCAGGCAAGGGTGGTCCTGAAATTTTGTTGCCCAAAGAAACAGAATGGTGCACTCTGTGAATGTAACGGAGTGCTCAAATCACAAGAATCGTgcacctttggaggcaaagccagtcaaacaggatCAAGATTTCAGAGCCACGCTCAAGCAATCGCTAACCACGCGTGTCAATTTCACACGGCTGTCGTGACCTCGACCTCAAGAAAAAGGCACATGACCTAAGGCAAAACTGATTGTCACTAACACCTGTGCAAAGCGATCCAGCATTGCAACCACAGATCCTTAACTGCAATGTGTATATTTTCAAAAGGGATGGGGTCATAACTGCATAACATACTCATCGGAGTCAGTCATTTGCTACGATAGTTGTTTTAACTGGTCTACCATGTGCTTCCTGTTAGACCACCAACATTACATTACACTAGCTACCCCTCATCATTTTTCTGCGGAAGGTAATAAAGGATATGACATTGGATTGTAACAACATTGCACTATCCCTCACCATGTTTGCCAGCAAGGTAACATAGGATAACGTTGGCAGATTCCACTAACattacatgtacataattacaCTTTCCATCTCTGTGTTTGCGAGTAGGTAACAGAAAATAGGGTTGGATT
The sequence above is a segment of the Littorina saxatilis isolate snail1 linkage group LG3, US_GU_Lsax_2.0, whole genome shotgun sequence genome. Coding sequences within it:
- the LOC138962692 gene encoding glutathione S-transferase P 1-like, giving the protein MTKYNLVYFPVRGRGEAIRILLVDNDQDYEETNCAPFDKFLAEWKPKMAFGQVPALYDGDFMLVQSNAILRYLARKHGLYGSDDKTAARIDELNDGVEDLRGAYVKLIYTNYENGKAEYIEKLPNNLKPFEKLLSASKASDTGAAVGGKMSFVDYNLFDLLENHQILSPGCLDAFPTLKSWHAKIAARPKIVAYHQTEGFKSRAINGNGKQ